Below is a genomic region from Prunus persica cultivar Lovell chromosome G3, Prunus_persica_NCBIv2, whole genome shotgun sequence.
CAAGATTGCAGGGATCGCCTCTCGGACCGTCAACCAAGGCCGATCCCTATCCCTGTCAACCTCGAAGACCCACGGGTGACACACCTGGGCCTCTCGCCAGCCCCCGTCCGCATACCCGACGAGGAAGGTGTCGGGGACTCGGATACTTGGGACTTTTATAATTCAGAGACCCAGCCAAATTACCACACCGGGGCGCTGGAAAATTAGGAACAATCCCCAGTCCCTGTCTGCCCCGCCCCTAGGCCTTTGACGCCTGAAACTCTTCCTCATGCCGACCCGGCCATGAGGCTTCTCTTCGAAAAGGTCCGACGCCTGGAAAGCGAACAACAACGCAGCCATCAACCCCTCTGGGCAAAACCACGACCAGGGCCCTTTACCGAACGCATCCTCCACTACCACCAGGAGAAAGATATCCAGCCCCTCCGCATCGCTTTCTACACTGGCACGGAGGACCCTCTCACCCACATCCACTCCTTCCAGTCTGCCCTTGGGTGCAAAGGCCTCACTGATGAAGGCATGTGcctctttttcccttccacCCTCAGCGGCGCGGCCCTGAATTGGTTCTACAGGCTCCACCCCCGCACCATCAACTCCTTCGATAGTCTCAAGCAGACGTTCCTGGACCATTTTATGATCCAGACTGATCGCCTATACTCTGCCGACAACTTGTATATGCTTAGGCAGGCTGAGGACGAACCCCTTCGGGAATATGCAGCCCGCTTCAGTCATGAATACTCCCGTTGCCCAGACACTGACGATCGCGCTGCCTTCGGCGCTTTTAAGAGCGGCCTCCGCGAGTCCAACTTCCGCTACCTGGTCCATAGCAACAGTTGGAACACATATGCAGAGCTGATGAAGCAGGAAGCAGTCCATGCTAAGGCCGAATACTTCAATACCAAGCGTGGCCCAGCTAACCTGATGCGCAACGCTTTCGCTGATCCTCCACCTGCTTCAGCACCCGCCCCAGCCCCACCTCAGCATTCTACCCCTGCCCCGAGTACTCAGGACAACCAGCAACATAAGCGGAAGGATAGCTACCAGCATCCCTTCGGTAATAACAAACGTGGCAGACATggcaaccaccaccactctaGCGGAGGCAACCCTCCTAGGCCTGCTGATCGGGCCCCACTTCCATTCACACCCAGGCCCAGGTTCGAGGTATTTACCACCCTCAACACCACCTATGAGAACGTCCTGGTGCGTGAAGCCCCCATCATCCCCAAGCCACCCCCCCAGAGACCATCCAACAAGCCAATGCCAAACACGGGGGTCTTCTGCCGCTTTCATCAATTCAGCGGCCATGACACCGAGTCTTGTGTTGCGTTGCGCAACATAATTGAAGGGCTCATCAGGGAGGGTAAGCTGGACAACTA
It encodes:
- the LOC109948027 gene encoding uncharacterized protein LOC109948027, which gives rise to MRLLFEKVRRLESEQQRSHQPLWAKPRPGPFTERILHYHQEKDIQPLRIAFYTGTEDPLTHIHSFQSALGCKGLTDEGMCLFFPSTLSGAALNWFYRLHPRTINSFDSLKQTFLDHFMIQTDRLYSADNLYMLRQAEDEPLREYAARFSHEYSRCPDTDDRAAFGAFKSGLRESNFRYLVHSNSWNTYAELMKQEAVHAKAEYFNTKRGPANLMRNAFADPPPASAPAPAPPQHSTPAPSTQDNQQHKRKDSYQHPFGNNKRGRHGNHHHSSGGNPPRPADRAPLPFTPRPRFEVFTTLNTTYENVLVREAPIIPKPPPQRPSNKPMPNTGVFCRFHQFSGHDTESCVALRNIIEGLIREGKLDNYVRNIPAPPNPHQRQINMISTISGGPTLAGTSNNSIKHYVRSTYAHQVFTTEQGRLPKTHRTGWAPITFCEEEERGVILPHDDPLIIRADISNFDVGRILVDTGSSVSVMFAECFNELQVPPHLLDRSITPLVSFSGDVVQPIGSIHLPISIGAAPQRTTITTPFLIADCPTAYNVILGRPALAQMKAFISTHMLLLKFPTPNGPGTVRGDQLGARSCYASAVKP